A window of the Blattabacterium cuenoti genome harbors these coding sequences:
- a CDS encoding foldase protein PrsA, whose translation MNNFIKKIFFIAFLCVYFSYSSDLEKISGIFVIIGNDIILDSDIKNSDDKKSFCNSNVLNNFIIQKLMLFYAKKDKSIQISNQELELRTQVFLSEMKKQYVNQEKFLMQFENKDYLKELTEKIKNKQYTEIFYKKITDDVDTSPEEVKYFFKQNKIPFSPKKRCISYIIFYPKLSSINKRKIIDFLNQIKKEIHSDTDFSAKAILFSEDDSSALKGGVIKGMKMKNLPQEFVDLVPSLKEGEISEPFETNLGFHIIKLEKIKKDEIDFRHILIKPKYSKHELYKTKLFAESFRKRLLKKKIDLDKIPNLLNSNKIVDITIKNRIWIEENKLSKNMKKTFLFLKKGKITNPYKEIFNGKEAFIIIKLLDEIPSKPLSFEEDYTTLKNLVIDFKKKDKIRNWANKILNKTYYLKTNC comes from the coding sequence ATGAATAATTTTATTAAAAAAATTTTTTTTATTGCATTTTTATGTGTTTATTTTTCTTATTCTTCTGATTTAGAAAAAATAAGTGGTATTTTCGTAATCATCGGAAACGATATTATTTTGGATTCTGATATAAAAAATAGTGATGATAAGAAATCGTTTTGTAATAGTAATGTTTTAAATAATTTTATAATCCAAAAATTAATGCTCTTTTATGCAAAAAAAGATAAAAGTATACAAATTAGCAATCAAGAATTAGAATTGAGAACTCAAGTATTTCTATCAGAAATGAAGAAACAATATGTTAATCAAGAAAAATTTTTAATGCAATTTGAAAATAAGGATTATTTAAAAGAATTAACTGAAAAAATTAAAAACAAACAGTATACAGAAATATTTTATAAAAAAATTACGGATGATGTGGATACTTCCCCTGAAGAAGTTAAATATTTTTTTAAACAGAATAAAATCCCTTTTTCTCCGAAAAAGAGATGTATTTCTTATATAATATTCTATCCAAAATTAAGTTCTATTAACAAAAGAAAAATAATTGATTTTTTAAATCAAATCAAAAAAGAAATACATTCTGATACTGATTTTTCCGCTAAAGCTATTTTATTTTCTGAAGATGATTCTTCCGCATTAAAGGGGGGAGTTATAAAGGGAATGAAAATGAAGAATCTTCCACAAGAATTTGTAGATTTAGTTCCTTCTTTAAAAGAAGGAGAAATATCTGAACCGTTTGAAACAAATTTAGGATTTCATATTATTAAACTAGAAAAAATAAAAAAAGATGAGATTGATTTTAGACATATTTTAATAAAACCTAAATATTCAAAACATGAATTATACAAAACAAAATTATTTGCAGAATCCTTTAGAAAACGTCTTCTCAAGAAGAAAATTGATTTAGATAAAATACCTAATTTATTGAATTCAAATAAAATAGTTGATATAACAATTAAAAACCGTATTTGGATAGAGGAAAATAAACTCTCAAAAAATATGAAAAAAACGTTCCTATTTTTAAAAAAAGGAAAAATAACTAATCCTTATAAGGAAATTTTCAACGGAAAAGAAGCATTTATCATAATCAAATTATTGGATGAAATTCCATCTAAACCTCTATCTTTTGAAGAAGACTACACTACATTAAAAAATCTTGTAATTGATTTCAAAAAGAAAGATAAAATAAGAAATTGGGCAAATAAAATTTTAAATAAAACTTATTACTTAAAAACTAATTGTTAA